The Miscanthus floridulus cultivar M001 chromosome 17, ASM1932011v1, whole genome shotgun sequence genome has a window encoding:
- the LOC136517520 gene encoding uncharacterized protein, translating to MADLRPPEPGTNGAGLGVVAALPAVDAVAAAEAAAAAGGGAQPPYSKRRRRPSVRLGDIDAPPPRRNHKPSSSSHPRPPRRAHPDDLDPHTHSRRGPKPPAQRRPRTAWIPAAPSSVGAAEGYEDDEERYYDDEDQSDSAAAATAAAAAKARVSGSRDASGDESDGVADWGLPNGRLPSVMGYGGVKSWLDGLGLSRYAPVFEIHEVDDEVLPLLTVEDLKDMGIGAVGSRRKMYAAILKLRSDNAS from the coding sequence ATGGCCGATCTCCGCCCGCCGGAGCCGGGCACGAACGGCGCCGGCCTCGGCGTGGTCGCCGCGCTTCCGGCCGTGGACGCCGTCGCGGCcgccgaggccgccgccgccgcgggcgggGGAGCGCAGCCGCCCTACtccaagcgccgccgccgccccagcGTCCGCCTCGGGGACATCGACGCCCCGCCCCCGCGCCGCAACCACAAGCCGTCCTCGTCGTCGCACCCGCGACCGCCGCGCCGCGCGCACCCGGACGACCTCGACCCGCACACGCACAGCCGCCGGGGGCCCAAGCCGCCGGCGCAGCGCCGCCCGCGGACCGCGTGGATCCCCGCCGCGCCCTCCTCGGTGGGGGCCGCCGAGGGctacgaggacgacgaggagcgCTACTACGACGACGAGGACCAGTCCGACTCCGCcgcggccgccaccgccgccgccgctgcgaaggctagggtttcgGGCAGCCGCGACGCCAGCGGAGACGAGTCGGACGGGGTGGCGGACTGGGGCCTCCCCAACGGCCGCCTCCCCTCCGTGATGGGGTATGGCGGCGTCAAGTCCTGGCTCGATGGCTTGGGGCTTTCTCGGTACGCGCCGGTGTTTGAGATCCATGAGGTGGACGACGAGGTGCTCCCGCTGCTAACGGTGGAGGACCTCAAGGACATGGGCATTGGGGCTGTTGGCTCCAGGAGGAAGATGTATGCCGCCATCCTCAAGCTCCGGAGCGACAATGCGTCCTGA